The window TAATAATTATTTAATTTATTATTGTTAATATTACAATCTAAACGAAGAGTTTTTTTGCTATTTTCTCTGCATAAATTTTCACAATACTCTATAATTTCACTTCCAATTCCTCTAATTTCAGTGTCTGTTGCAAAATTATGAATATAGTAAGCTGGCACATCATTTTCCCATCTTTCATCTTCCTCTAGCAAAACAAATGTTCCAACTATCTTTTGAAAATTCTCCACAAGAAATAGTTCCCTATTCTCAACTTTACTTTTAAAATAGTTAAAATCATAGAGTTTTAAATACTCTTCATCCCATTGATTAATATCATTTTCTTTCATCCAAAGGCATCTATTTTCTATTACTTTCATCACTGATAAAATATCATCTACTTTTGCCCTTCTAAAAATGAAACTCTCTTTTTCCACTGTTCCTACCTAACTTCTATAAAATGCCTTATATGCTCTATATGTTTCATAAACATCTAGTTTTGATGAAACTTCAAAAGGTGAGTGCATAGCAAGTAAAGCTGGTCCAATATCAATTGTGTGAATTCCTAACTCTGCAAGATACATTGCAACAGTTCCTCCTCCACCTTCATCAACTTTTCCTAACTCTCCAATTTGCCAATTAACTTTTGCATCATTTAATATTTTTCTAATTTTTCCTACATATTCTGCATCAGCATCATTTGTA is drawn from Fusobacterium varium and contains these coding sequences:
- a CDS encoding GNAT family N-acetyltransferase, whose translation is MKVIENRCLWMKENDINQWDEEYLKLYDFNYFKSKVENRELFLVENFQKIVGTFVLLEEDERWENDVPAYYIHNFATDTEIRGIGSEIIEYCENLCRENSKKTLRLDCNINNNKLNNYYEKKDFKTVGICDESPEYVGYKREKIIF